Proteins from a genomic interval of Antedon mediterranea chromosome 5, ecAntMedi1.1, whole genome shotgun sequence:
- the LOC140049817 gene encoding caspase-8-like — protein sequence MQNQCSSPNESINADVIPKAEDVECERPPQYSMTRVPRGICLIVNNITFTQGRRLKKRKGSKVDEVNLKCVFEYLGFLVEVKRNQTSQEMKDVMSDMQKRDHTEYDCFVCCILSHGGLGTVAGSDGETCNIIELADGLRPDKCESLSRKPKVFFIQACRNYKQTEEDKLTPENNPSVPDFLLGYATTPLAKAKRNRKHGSYFIRNLTKALEERHHTDHILDILTHVNYEVSKITSRRIASFKITSCKKTSGGGGQVPSPQYTLTKRLYFPGLEID from the exons ATGCAGAATCAATGCTCTTCCCCAAACGAAAG catTAATGCTGACGTTATACCAAAAGCAGAAGATGTCG AATGCGAAAGACCGCCCCAATACAGCATGACCCGCGTTCCACGTGGAATATGCCTAATTGTTAACAACATTACGTTTACACAAGGAAGAAGATTGAAGAAAAGAAAAGGTTCTAAAGTCGATGAAg TGAATCTCAAGTGTGTTTTTGAATATTTGGGATTCCTGGTTGAGGTGAAACGCAACCAAACTTCTCAGGAGATGAAGGATGTGATGTCTGACATGCAAAAACGTGATCATACAGAATATGATTGTTTTGTTTGCTGTATACTGTCTCATGGTGGTCTTGGCACAGTTGCGGGTAGTGATGGAGAGACTTGTAATATAATAGAACTCGCCGATGGTCTTCGACCAGATAAATGTGAAAGTCTTAGCCGCAAAccaaaagtattttttatacaAGCGTGTCGAAATTATAAACAAACAGAGGAAGACAAGCTTACTCCTGAAAACAATCCCAGCGTCCCCGATTTTCTTCTTGGATACGCGACAACACCTCTTGCAAAGGCAAAGAGGAACAGGAAACATGGTTCGTATTTCATTAGAAATCTTACAAAAGCTTTGGAAGAACGTCATCATACCGATCACATTCTAGATATTCTAACACATGTGAATTATGAAGTAAGCAAGATTACCAGCCGCAGGATTGCCAGCTTCAAGATTACCAGCTGCAAGAAAACCAGCGGCGGTGGCGGTCAGGTTCCATCTCCCCAATACACTTTAACAAAGAGGTTATACTTTCCTGGGTTAGAGATTGATTAA